From the genome of Candidatus Zixiibacteriota bacterium, one region includes:
- the pepF gene encoding oligoendopeptidase F, with protein MLRMCIIVTSILILTLLATLPSLAADTVKKVPTRDEIEDKYKWNLEDIYASTAAWEADLANAESMLPAIDSFKGRLGESGGTLFDFLKLHEKLWITVDQLYVYSYMKLDSDTRQSQYQELSDRIGAFDTRVVAAESFVRPEILAIEPSKLQGFFSQTPKLGDFRHYLEDIQRAREHTLTPEAEEVLASAGNIARGPNKLFTMLDDADIEYGTITDENGNKVELTKERYHKILESENRQVRREASEVYNGAYKNYMNTLAANLSNSVYSDVFFAKSRKYGSTLDYRLDQYNIPPSVVENLVAATNANFAPLHRYTALQKKVLGYDTLFTYDTSVPLVKGVEFEIPWDEAVEMVKKATEPLGKQYSADLANGFNSGWIDVYETEGKSSGAYSWGAYGTHPYVLMNYNGTVNAASTLAHEMGHAMHSFYSKQNQSYTNANYATFVAEVASTVNEILLNDYLMKTILDKNQKKYVVNKFIETVLGTYYVQVMFHEFEAETHDVVENGGSLSSESMTAMYHEIFQKYFGPDLYIPEGRDIGWARISHFYSAFYVYQYATSFSAATMIASRILEGDTKARDAYLEMLHSGGNDYPIELLKKAGVDMTKPDAINSVLTLFDTLVGEMEELTLN; from the coding sequence ATGCTGAGAATGTGCATCATCGTGACATCGATCCTGATTCTGACACTGCTTGCGACTCTACCATCGCTGGCTGCCGACACGGTGAAGAAAGTCCCCACAAGAGATGAGATAGAGGACAAATACAAGTGGAACCTCGAAGATATCTACGCGTCTACTGCAGCTTGGGAGGCCGATCTCGCGAATGCTGAGTCGATGCTTCCGGCGATTGACTCCTTCAAGGGGCGTCTCGGCGAATCGGGAGGCACGCTGTTCGATTTCCTGAAACTCCACGAGAAGCTCTGGATAACCGTCGATCAGTTGTATGTGTATTCGTACATGAAACTCGATTCCGATACCCGTCAATCGCAGTACCAGGAGCTTTCCGATAGAATCGGGGCATTCGATACTCGCGTTGTAGCTGCTGAGTCCTTTGTTCGCCCAGAGATTCTCGCAATCGAGCCGTCGAAACTTCAAGGATTCTTCAGTCAAACGCCTAAGCTCGGAGACTTCCGGCATTATCTCGAGGATATTCAGAGAGCAAGAGAACATACGCTCACACCTGAAGCCGAGGAAGTATTGGCATCGGCAGGAAACATCGCACGAGGCCCGAACAAGCTTTTTACAATGCTCGATGATGCAGACATCGAGTACGGGACTATCACCGACGAGAATGGGAACAAGGTGGAATTGACGAAAGAGAGATACCACAAGATTCTCGAATCTGAGAACCGTCAGGTAAGACGGGAGGCAAGCGAGGTCTATAACGGCGCGTACAAGAATTACATGAACACACTTGCTGCAAACCTTTCGAACTCGGTCTATTCAGATGTCTTCTTTGCTAAATCTCGTAAATACGGTTCGACCCTCGATTACAGACTTGACCAATACAATATACCGCCCTCGGTCGTAGAGAATCTTGTGGCTGCTACAAATGCGAACTTTGCCCCTCTGCACCGGTATACTGCCCTGCAAAAGAAAGTCCTCGGCTACGACACACTCTTCACCTACGACACCTCCGTGCCGCTCGTGAAGGGAGTTGAATTCGAAATACCGTGGGATGAGGCTGTTGAGATGGTCAAGAAAGCTACCGAGCCGCTCGGAAAGCAGTATTCGGCTGATTTGGCCAATGGTTTCAATTCGGGATGGATCGATGTCTATGAAACCGAAGGGAAATCGTCCGGAGCGTATTCATGGGGTGCTTATGGCACGCATCCGTACGTGCTGATGAATTATAACGGCACAGTCAATGCTGCGTCGACTCTCGCGCATGAGATGGGTCACGCCATGCATTCGTTCTATTCCAAGCAGAATCAGAGTTATACAAATGCGAATTATGCCACTTTTGTTGCTGAGGTTGCCTCGACCGTCAACGAAATCCTTCTCAACGACTATCTGATGAAGACGATTCTGGACAAGAACCAGAAGAAGTATGTCGTGAACAAGTTTATAGAGACAGTACTCGGTACCTATTACGTTCAGGTCATGTTTCATGAGTTTGAAGCAGAAACACATGACGTTGTGGAGAATGGAGGCTCGCTTTCATCCGAATCTATGACGGCGATGTATCATGAGATATTTCAGAAGTATTTCGGCCCCGATCTCTACATTCCTGAAGGGCGGGATATCGGCTGGGCACGGATTTCACACTTCTACAGTGCATTCTATGTCTATCAATACGCCACCAGTTTCTCGGCGGCGACGATGATTGCGAGCAGAATTCTGGAAGGCGACACCAAGGCGCGCGATGCTTATCTCGAAATGCTGCACTCCGGCGGCAATGATTATCCGATTGAGCTTCTGAAGAAGGCGGGTGTCGATATGACCAAACCGGACGCCATAAACAGTGTTCTTACGCTGTTCGATACGCTCGTCGGGGAGATGGAAGAACTGACGCTGAATTGA
- a CDS encoding PadR family transcriptional regulator gives MNNNNLTNIELMLLQIVSQQKSISGYQINRLIAERGYRDWVDVGSTPIYVGLTKLASKKLVESFLDTHKQGKGPPPKMFSITPSGKERLKAEMVDALSSAQVNDSRFDLGIAGIPFLDRDEIVVALGNRKRALTDYAAQIESRYRESGGDNLKLHIRVLFEHSLNAIKNEISFADRLIGEIRESR, from the coding sequence ATGAATAACAATAACTTAACCAACATTGAACTCATGCTCCTGCAGATCGTTAGCCAGCAGAAGTCAATATCAGGCTACCAGATCAATAGACTGATAGCCGAGCGCGGCTACCGGGACTGGGTGGATGTCGGGAGTACACCGATATATGTCGGCCTGACCAAACTCGCAAGCAAGAAACTGGTTGAGTCGTTCCTGGATACTCACAAGCAAGGCAAAGGGCCGCCTCCAAAAATGTTCAGCATCACACCTTCCGGGAAAGAGAGACTTAAGGCTGAAATGGTCGATGCGTTGTCATCGGCGCAGGTAAACGACAGCAGGTTTGATCTTGGAATCGCAGGCATCCCCTTTCTTGACAGAGATGAGATAGTCGTCGCGTTAGGCAATAGAAAGAGAGCTCTGACAGATTATGCAGCACAAATCGAGAGCCGCTACAGGGAATCCGGAGGCGATAACCTGAAACTCCATATCAGAGTTCTATTCGAGCATTCTCTCAACGCAATCAAGAATGAAATCAGCTTTGCCGACAGGTTGATCGGGGAGATCAGAGAATCTAGATAG
- a CDS encoding prolyl oligopeptidase family serine peptidase, whose protein sequence is MFRMITLGIVILLLLIPSAITALGSDKVESILTEIDPWVTTDTTKILAYIDSTEAVTIQMLESSKFWEPTMTDLSFLLGIDLVTDPQIDNTGRIYFQMRITGESQAIFYMDGPMGWPIQFTPNNWTDEGIIISGFSVHPSGDFVLVTVNVFGDEMHDIWRFERNGQFKPLLQSRTERYSGLIFDEDNPDQFYLYIQTDQMRIGRYTMSTAKLDTIYSEPGAFYPLDYYKSKLAFLRYISFSETQLAMLDLSSGKVTDLSDTTLVWGAGFTDDGKMITLTSAKSNDDEFMKFCMLDPAKPKEFKVIYDPKKETEDFTFIRKKGVVVTALNLDGYSEMAAFDMTGKVIPVPQPKIGVASAISSNDLGKVVFGYSSPTTPPTAFSFALGDTGLKQIGKVSTFGFDFSGIEVQVIRYKSEDGTEIPALLYKPVSAKMDGSNPAIVNYHGGPPGQSRPYFQRNIAFALSKGFVMMFPNVRGSTGYGPAYERADNLEGRFASLLDCEAALDYLIDNGYSRPDKIAVWGASYGGYIVDWLTTTCPDKLACGVSDVGVSDVDWTNTHSKNQAFSAGWEREMGPVGSDLTHKLTPIFKAENLTKPILVTAGFNDPRVPPSDPRRFAYVLSRLGKPVWYYEETEAGHGGSFKKQIIFDLTKSYTFTMEHLMK, encoded by the coding sequence ATGTTCAGAATGATAACGTTAGGGATTGTTATCCTTCTCTTACTGATTCCCTCTGCTATCACAGCGCTCGGTTCGGACAAGGTCGAATCGATTCTCACCGAAATTGATCCCTGGGTCACTACCGACACAACCAAAATCCTCGCTTACATCGACAGCACGGAAGCTGTCACGATTCAGATGCTCGAATCCTCGAAATTCTGGGAACCGACAATGACCGATCTGTCATTTCTGCTCGGTATCGATCTCGTTACCGATCCGCAGATCGACAACACGGGTCGCATCTATTTCCAGATGAGAATCACGGGCGAAAGTCAGGCGATATTTTACATGGATGGTCCGATGGGCTGGCCGATTCAGTTTACACCGAACAACTGGACCGACGAAGGCATCATAATTAGTGGCTTCAGCGTCCATCCGTCCGGTGATTTCGTTCTGGTGACTGTCAATGTATTTGGCGACGAGATGCATGACATTTGGCGTTTCGAGAGAAACGGTCAGTTCAAACCGTTGCTCCAAAGCAGGACTGAGCGGTATAGCGGATTGATATTCGATGAGGACAATCCTGACCAGTTCTATTTGTATATCCAGACCGATCAGATGCGTATCGGACGCTACACAATGTCGACAGCCAAGCTCGACACTATTTACTCCGAGCCGGGTGCATTCTATCCGCTCGATTACTACAAGAGTAAGCTGGCGTTCCTGCGGTATATCTCTTTCTCGGAAACTCAGTTGGCGATGCTCGACTTGAGTTCCGGCAAAGTGACGGACCTTTCCGATACGACGCTCGTCTGGGGAGCGGGATTCACCGATGATGGAAAGATGATCACGCTGACTTCGGCGAAATCCAATGATGATGAGTTCATGAAGTTTTGTATGCTCGACCCCGCCAAACCGAAGGAATTCAAAGTCATTTATGACCCAAAGAAAGAGACCGAAGATTTCACCTTTATCAGGAAGAAAGGTGTTGTCGTCACGGCTCTCAACCTGGATGGCTACTCTGAGATGGCTGCATTTGACATGACCGGCAAAGTCATCCCGGTTCCGCAGCCGAAGATCGGCGTCGCCAGCGCAATATCATCAAATGATCTAGGCAAAGTAGTATTCGGATACTCATCGCCGACAACTCCTCCGACGGCGTTCTCATTCGCTCTGGGTGACACCGGCCTCAAGCAGATCGGCAAAGTCTCGACCTTCGGATTCGATTTCTCGGGCATAGAAGTGCAAGTGATCCGATACAAGTCAGAAGATGGCACCGAGATCCCGGCATTGCTGTACAAACCGGTAAGTGCCAAGATGGATGGATCAAACCCGGCCATCGTCAACTACCACGGCGGGCCTCCGGGGCAGAGCAGACCCTACTTCCAGCGCAATATTGCTTTTGCTCTCAGCAAAGGCTTTGTAATGATGTTCCCGAATGTCCGCGGATCGACCGGCTACGGTCCCGCCTACGAGCGAGCGGACAATCTCGAGGGCAGATTCGCGTCTCTGCTCGATTGCGAAGCGGCACTCGATTACCTGATCGACAATGGTTACTCCAGACCCGACAAGATCGCTGTCTGGGGAGCATCCTATGGCGGATACATAGTTGACTGGCTGACAACAACCTGTCCTGATAAACTCGCGTGCGGCGTATCTGATGTCGGCGTCTCCGATGTTGACTGGACAAACACTCACTCGAAGAATCAGGCATTCTCTGCAGGATGGGAAAGAGAAATGGGACCGGTTGGAAGCGATCTCACACACAAGCTCACACCCATCTTCAAGGCGGAAAATCTAACCAAGCCGATTCTGGTAACAGCCGGCTTTAATGATCCACGCGTGCCGCCGTCAGATCCAAGACGGTTCGCGTATGTGCTCTCCAGACTCGGGAAGCCAGTCTGGTACTACGAGGAGACCGAGGCAGGCCACGGTGGTTCATTCAAGAAACAGATCATCTTCGACCTGACCAAGAGCTACACCTTCACGATGGAACATCTGATGAAGTGA